One window of the Methanomassiliicoccaceae archaeon DOK genome contains the following:
- a CDS encoding endonuclease III encodes MSEDYDQGVYPGRNSEGLNPEWPCDPFHVLIATILSQRTRDDNTRKASDALFHRYDSVDEIADADPEEIAELVRPAGFPKQKGKAIVDCCRMLRDVYGGKVPEETEELVKLPMVGRKTAACVRSYAMCIPSVCVDTHVHRISNLMGLVDTRTPEETEFALMEITPRERWSDINRYFVRHGQVTCLPNHPHCERCRVTQFCRFYSDNRR; translated from the coding sequence ATGTCGGAGGACTACGACCAGGGCGTGTACCCCGGGAGGAACTCCGAGGGCCTCAACCCGGAATGGCCGTGCGACCCGTTCCACGTGCTCATAGCCACCATCCTGTCGCAGAGGACCAGGGACGACAACACGAGGAAGGCGTCCGATGCGCTGTTCCACAGGTACGACTCCGTCGACGAGATCGCCGACGCAGACCCGGAGGAGATTGCCGAGCTCGTGCGTCCCGCCGGATTCCCGAAGCAGAAGGGCAAGGCGATCGTGGACTGCTGCAGGATGCTCAGGGACGTCTACGGCGGGAAGGTGCCGGAGGAGACGGAGGAGCTTGTCAAGCTGCCGATGGTCGGCAGGAAGACGGCGGCCTGCGTCAGGTCCTACGCCATGTGCATCCCGTCCGTGTGCGTGGACACGCACGTCCACAGGATTTCCAACCTGATGGGTCTCGTCGACACCAGGACCCCCGAGGAGACGGAGTTCGCGCTGATGGAGATCACCCCGCGCGAGAGGTGGTCCGACATCAACAGGTACTTCGTCCGCCACGGACAGGTCACGTGCCTGCCCAACCATCCCCACTGCGAGCGGTGCCGCGTGACACAGTTCTGCAGATTTTATTCGGATAACCGCCGTTAA
- a CDS encoding hydrogenase maturation nickel metallochaperone HypA gives MHEVSVVTSLVDAVIAELQKYNVIKVNSVTVVIGDLTNLGEEQMSFAYDIVTQGTILEGSEFIVEHEPIELECWDCGYKGPAKVLSDPDFDTHSIPILACPECGGKVTVTSGQSCMVKCMDIEEAD, from the coding sequence ATGCATGAAGTGTCGGTAGTGACGAGCCTCGTGGATGCGGTCATCGCGGAGCTCCAGAAGTACAACGTCATCAAGGTCAACAGCGTGACCGTGGTGATCGGCGACCTCACCAACCTGGGCGAGGAGCAGATGAGTTTCGCGTACGACATCGTCACCCAGGGCACCATCCTGGAGGGCTCCGAGTTCATCGTGGAGCACGAGCCCATAGAGCTCGAATGCTGGGACTGCGGATACAAGGGGCCAGCGAAGGTGCTCTCCGACCCTGATTTCGACACCCATTCCATACCGATCCTCGCGTGCCCCGAGTGCGGCGGCAAGGTCACGGTCACGAGCGGGCAGTCCTGCATGGTGAAATGCATGGATATCGAGGAGGCTGATTGA
- the hypD gene encoding hydrogenase formation protein HypD yields the protein MFKYRDEQTAKKILERIGEMDLDVRFMHICGTHQDTIVRFGLEEMLEDVGVHIAQGPGCPVCVTTSREVAEAITLARNGVTVTAFGDMMRVPTTAGSLFDAKADGADVRIVYSIDDAVQMAREQPDKPLVFVGVGFETTAPSTAVPLHKDDCPENFSVYSCHRICPPIIQTLFDLGENRIDGFIMPGHVAVITGTKMFEPVSEVHKVPQVVAGFEPLDVLMSCYMLCKQIKEGRHEVENEYTRLVRPEGNPTALKLMWDTFEPVDRSWRGFPVIPKSALALKPEFQDHDATKVHEDILRLTPEVEVEAKGCKCGDVLRGLIKSEQCPMFGKVCKPMNPMGPCMVSAEGNCSIAYRLGPKRY from the coding sequence ATGTTCAAGTATAGGGACGAGCAGACTGCGAAGAAGATTCTCGAACGCATCGGAGAGATGGACCTGGATGTGAGGTTCATGCACATCTGCGGGACCCACCAGGACACCATCGTGCGCTTCGGACTGGAGGAGATGCTCGAGGACGTGGGCGTGCACATCGCCCAGGGTCCCGGGTGCCCGGTGTGCGTCACCACCAGTAGGGAGGTCGCCGAGGCGATCACCCTCGCCAGGAACGGGGTCACAGTCACCGCTTTCGGGGACATGATGAGGGTCCCGACCACCGCCGGGTCCCTGTTCGACGCCAAGGCCGACGGGGCCGACGTCAGGATCGTCTACTCCATAGACGACGCCGTCCAGATGGCCCGCGAACAGCCGGACAAGCCCCTGGTGTTCGTGGGGGTGGGGTTCGAGACAACCGCCCCGTCCACCGCGGTGCCTCTTCACAAGGACGACTGTCCCGAGAACTTCAGCGTCTACAGCTGCCACAGGATCTGCCCGCCCATCATCCAGACCCTGTTCGACCTGGGCGAGAACAGGATCGACGGGTTCATCATGCCCGGCCATGTGGCCGTGATCACAGGGACCAAGATGTTCGAACCCGTGTCGGAGGTCCACAAGGTCCCGCAGGTCGTCGCCGGCTTCGAGCCCCTGGACGTCCTGATGTCCTGCTACATGCTCTGCAAGCAGATCAAGGAGGGCAGGCACGAGGTGGAGAACGAGTACACAAGGCTGGTCAGGCCGGAGGGCAACCCAACCGCCCTGAAGCTGATGTGGGACACCTTCGAGCCCGTCGACCGCTCCTGGAGGGGCTTCCCCGTCATCCCCAAGAGCGCCCTGGCCCTGAAGCCCGAGTTCCAGGACCACGACGCGACCAAGGTCCACGAGGACATCCTCAGACTGACTCCCGAGGTGGAGGTGGAGGCCAAGGGATGCAAGTGCGGGGACGTCCTGAGGGGACTGATCAAGTCCGAGCAGTGCCCCATGTTCGGCAAGGTGTGCAAGCCGATGAACCCCATGGGCCCGTGCATGGTGTCCGCAGAGGGCAACTGCAGCATCGCCTACAGGCTCGGACCGAAGAGGTACTGA